One genomic region from Pyrobaculum islandicum DSM 4184 encodes:
- a CDS encoding digeranylgeranylglycerophospholipid reductase produces the protein MVEKFDIVIAGAGTAGAYASYLLAKSGFRVALLESKSGNEIGVKTCGDGLGLHHVERMSRYLTPNSKVFQNKIEGVELISPDEKTKLIIKGEGYVLDRFAWGRWLVEEAIRAGATLYEGHTATSPIVENGSVVGVKAVERKSGIVKEFRAKVTIDATGAAAVLRTKLSGWAVSEPLHPEDVSHAYREIVYVEEPLENPQYIKIYLDMAVAPGGYWWIFPRNATMLNIGLGIWGVLRRNPRVNYEQYILPRFKIRGKYHIGGGFIPTRRPLKTLVGNGIVVLGDAAAAVNPIHGGGIGQALLTAELASKAITKAFETGDFSEETLWEYNLLYMKEWGFRQAQLDVLRLMLQTLDNDDLNFGLSRKILNEDEIYHLAARGTDLSLIDKFKVLMQFVGRPALLRKLTLSIQYAKEIGDLYLAYPREKAELDRWYTQVVNKYNEYRKKIGLGPLPTA, from the coding sequence ATGGTTGAGAAATTTGACATTGTAATTGCCGGCGCCGGCACTGCGGGAGCTTACGCATCTTACCTTCTTGCAAAAAGCGGATTTAGAGTGGCCTTGTTAGAATCTAAAAGTGGCAATGAGATAGGAGTTAAGACTTGCGGCGATGGGCTAGGTCTTCACCATGTGGAAAGGATGTCAAGATACCTTACTCCGAACTCCAAGGTTTTTCAGAACAAAATAGAGGGCGTGGAGCTTATAAGCCCTGATGAAAAGACTAAACTGATAATTAAAGGAGAAGGCTACGTCTTAGATAGATTTGCCTGGGGTAGGTGGCTTGTGGAAGAGGCTATTAGAGCTGGTGCAACACTTTATGAGGGGCACACGGCAACATCTCCCATAGTTGAAAACGGCTCTGTAGTTGGAGTAAAGGCGGTAGAGAGGAAAAGCGGCATTGTTAAAGAATTTAGAGCTAAGGTTACTATAGACGCCACAGGAGCTGCCGCCGTTTTAAGAACTAAACTTTCAGGTTGGGCAGTCTCAGAGCCGTTGCACCCAGAGGATGTCTCACACGCATATAGAGAGATTGTGTATGTAGAAGAGCCTTTGGAAAATCCACAGTATATAAAGATATACCTAGATATGGCAGTAGCTCCAGGCGGTTATTGGTGGATCTTCCCCCGTAACGCTACAATGTTGAACATCGGGCTGGGGATCTGGGGGGTTTTGAGACGAAACCCTAGAGTTAACTATGAACAATACATATTGCCGCGGTTTAAAATTAGAGGCAAATACCACATAGGCGGCGGCTTTATCCCAACTAGGAGACCATTAAAGACTTTAGTTGGCAATGGAATTGTAGTACTAGGCGACGCCGCTGCCGCAGTTAATCCAATACATGGTGGCGGAATAGGGCAAGCTTTGCTCACTGCTGAGTTGGCCTCAAAAGCGATAACAAAGGCTTTTGAAACCGGCGATTTTTCTGAAGAAACGCTGTGGGAGTACAACTTGCTCTACATGAAGGAGTGGGGCTTTAGACAGGCACAACTTGACGTGCTACGGCTTATGCTTCAGACATTAGACAACGACGACCTTAACTTCGGACTTTCACGTAAAATATTAAACGAAGACGAAATTTACCACCTAGCCGCCAGGGGTACCGATCTGTCACTGATTGACAAATTTAAAGTGTTGATGCAATTTGTCGGCAGACCTGCACTATTGAGAAAACTTACTCTATCTATTCAATATGCTAAGGAGATCGGAGATTTATACCTAGCATATCCAAGAGAGAAAGCAGAATTAGATAGATGGTATACACAAGTAGTTAATAAATACAACGAATACCGTAAAAAGATAGGGCTTGGGCCCTTGCCGACGGCGTAA
- a CDS encoding class II aldolase/adducin family protein, which translates to MEIEEEFLRYVRLLYERGHLTLLSGNVSVRAGNRVLVTPTSRPKPFLTVDDLVWIDLEGRVIKGRLMPTSEWRMHVAVYKRRGDVNAVVHTHDVLPIILADKLDSSLLSEAEIYLGSEIAIVEYFQPGTVELAESVAKALERNNVAILKRHGVVAVGRDLAEAVNRVETLVDLAKAVFYKQLLEL; encoded by the coding sequence ATGGAGATAGAGGAGGAGTTTCTAAGGTACGTACGCCTACTTTACGAAAGAGGTCACTTAACTCTCTTGTCAGGCAATGTCTCGGTTCGTGCGGGAAATAGAGTATTAGTGACGCCTACGTCACGTCCAAAGCCGTTTCTCACAGTCGACGACTTAGTCTGGATAGACTTAGAGGGCAGAGTTATTAAAGGTCGTCTAATGCCGACAAGCGAGTGGCGAATGCATGTGGCAGTATATAAGAGACGGGGCGATGTAAACGCCGTAGTGCATACACACGACGTCTTACCTATAATTCTCGCCGATAAGTTAGACAGTTCGCTTCTTTCAGAAGCTGAGATATATCTCGGCTCAGAAATAGCTATAGTGGAGTATTTCCAACCTGGCACCGTAGAGTTGGCAGAAAGTGTTGCAAAAGCACTAGAAAGAAATAATGTAGCTATTTTAAAACGCCACGGAGTAGTAGCTGTAGGTAGAGACTTAGCTGAGGCAGTAAATAGAGTAGAGACCCTAGTAGACTTAGCCAAGGCTGTGTTTTACAAACAACTTTTGGAGTTATGA
- a CDS encoding DUF120 domain-containing protein: MKCIDRRLIGDLIALSTVEGLSVTDAAEKLCLTRQGLYKLLRHLKKEGYVAEGPAIRLTQKGKDTLGIVLKDLLRYFNILSIRLSGRVVSGLGEGAFYMSLEGYRRAIEQKLGFTPYPGTLNIKLDPPSVVYKRYLDSLPGILIPGFSNGLRTYGAVKAFRAKLRDIEGAIVMPERTHHPTDVIEVIAPFKLREILGLRDGDRVEIEIYLE, encoded by the coding sequence ATGAAGTGTATAGATCGTAGACTTATCGGCGATTTAATAGCTCTCTCAACTGTAGAGGGGCTCTCTGTGACAGACGCCGCAGAAAAACTTTGTCTCACTAGACAGGGACTATACAAACTACTCCGCCACCTCAAAAAAGAGGGTTATGTAGCGGAGGGACCCGCCATTAGGCTCACCCAGAAGGGCAAAGACACATTGGGCATTGTACTTAAGGATTTACTGCGTTACTTTAACATACTCTCTATAAGACTCTCTGGGCGTGTAGTTAGCGGACTTGGCGAAGGCGCGTTTTACATGTCGCTAGAGGGCTATAGACGAGCTATAGAACAAAAACTTGGGTTTACGCCATATCCAGGTACGCTAAATATAAAATTAGACCCCCCCTCGGTAGTATACAAGAGATATCTAGATAGTCTCCCTGGCATACTTATACCAGGTTTTTCGAACGGGTTGAGGACTTACGGCGCTGTAAAGGCCTTTAGAGCAAAACTAAGAGATATAGAGGGCGCTATTGTAATGCCAGAGAGAACACATCACCCCACCGACGTAATTGAGGTAATAGCTCCTTTTAAACTCCGCGAAATACTTGGCCTTAGAGACGGCGATAGAGTAGAGATAGAAATTTATCTCGAATGA
- a CDS encoding ATP-binding protein — MKELGIVVSGATIGAIPVQIYRSAERYAVEEQLVGVVDRENPGEMVIGFLRRVTKLEPVIKDRVRTPYVDRPDMVDHGILLPYTSAIVKPYVAVRDGKISEVTNIVTPGSKVYLIDASILEGLFKGEYIYIGTHKYSGWALPLDVRYITHHVGVFGATGMGKSRLVRALINELATRGYKVVVFDHTGVDYAPYYQTVIKSTEVKIPPNILASVIARVAQLQWQTHGEYLEIATMTYEGKWSKETFIAHVKRVMKRLNARDSTIEKVELYIKQLVDNTFFEELNARVKLPGDILSIDVSPIVVDLSYDTDLSVKQAIVASVIEAAWNKVKREKTSTNVVFVVDEAQNYAPQTWTISKDAIETTVREGRKWGLSIVLASQRIVGDIDPSIRANLGTIFFSRLTAPTDIREISMYLDLADVNESILAQLQPREFFVAGLMNPLRKPVLIKTREV, encoded by the coding sequence GTGAAAGAGCTTGGAATTGTCGTCAGTGGAGCTACTATTGGAGCCATCCCGGTGCAAATATACCGTTCTGCCGAGCGTTATGCAGTAGAAGAGCAATTGGTTGGCGTTGTCGATAGAGAAAACCCAGGAGAGATGGTAATTGGCTTCCTACGGAGGGTGACAAAACTTGAACCTGTCATAAAAGATAGAGTTAGAACGCCATACGTGGACAGGCCAGACATGGTAGATCATGGCATTTTATTGCCATACACATCTGCTATCGTGAAACCGTATGTGGCTGTTAGAGATGGAAAAATTAGCGAAGTAACTAATATCGTAACCCCGGGCTCTAAGGTCTATCTAATTGACGCTTCTATTCTCGAGGGGCTTTTCAAAGGCGAGTACATCTACATCGGGACACATAAGTACTCAGGGTGGGCGTTACCCCTAGATGTTAGATATATAACTCACCACGTTGGTGTCTTCGGCGCCACTGGTATGGGTAAATCACGACTTGTGAGAGCGCTTATAAATGAGCTAGCAACGAGAGGGTACAAGGTCGTGGTATTTGACCACACGGGAGTTGATTACGCCCCCTATTATCAAACAGTTATAAAATCTACAGAAGTGAAAATACCACCAAATATACTGGCCTCGGTTATAGCAAGAGTTGCACAACTGCAATGGCAGACACATGGAGAGTATCTAGAGATTGCGACTATGACTTACGAGGGGAAGTGGTCAAAAGAGACTTTTATAGCCCATGTAAAGAGAGTAATGAAAAGGTTAAACGCCAGAGACTCAACCATTGAGAAAGTCGAACTTTACATCAAACAGCTTGTAGATAATACATTTTTTGAAGAGTTAAACGCCAGAGTGAAATTGCCTGGAGATATACTCTCTATCGACGTCTCGCCTATAGTAGTTGATCTAAGCTATGACACCGATCTCTCAGTTAAACAAGCAATTGTGGCGTCTGTAATTGAGGCAGCATGGAACAAGGTTAAGAGAGAGAAGACTTCCACAAATGTGGTGTTTGTAGTAGATGAAGCTCAAAACTACGCCCCTCAGACATGGACAATATCTAAGGACGCCATAGAGACGACTGTCAGAGAGGGGAGGAAATGGGGACTCTCTATCGTGCTTGCAAGCCAGCGAATTGTCGGAGATATAGACCCCTCTATTAGGGCTAACTTGGGAACCATATTTTTCTCTAGACTTACAGCGCCTACAGACATAAGAGAGATCTCCATGTATCTAGATCTAGCAGATGTAAACGAAAGCATCTTAGCGCAGTTACAGCCCAGGGAGTTTTTCGTCGCGGGACTTATGAACCCCTTACGTAAACCCGTTTTAATAAAGACACGCGAAGTTTAG
- a CDS encoding DNA double-strand break repair nuclease NurA, protein METLDYWIEPDLIIALRHDIEKYSEKIMQLHKIIDELVSLREKVVVKEIVSPRNFNVYAVDSSYGTPPLELVGGVFTVIAYGYVGVSYGIQDRYVSGAIYFSDSREADLSRFSAILEKRLAARLLETKLEGRKNIDLLVLDGEIAIHPLPYNLAVKGGKYEEINRVVNRMLKAAAQSRTTIVGVAKRVRSKYLSVLANKCLPVNDKITASTMIKPGEYFSLGKLRDILPKWVLIHYADCEGNRERDSILMCYSGKSTKLSEKGERLCRRLKEFDKNFKSVLETHEYPYLRHLGDIEVVYYMPPGHRTAVRVEVLDFGNLGVENIVSYLAATTSTVTGYPQILDAVDQYVRVSPDLVEAVLTSLLTKTPESLAYIMWPTNMQKRLSRF, encoded by the coding sequence ATGGAAACGCTAGACTATTGGATTGAGCCTGATTTAATAATCGCGCTTAGACATGACATTGAAAAATATTCAGAAAAAATTATGCAACTCCACAAGATAATAGATGAACTCGTCTCACTTAGGGAAAAAGTCGTAGTAAAAGAAATCGTATCCCCTCGTAATTTTAATGTCTACGCAGTGGATTCGTCATATGGCACTCCACCATTGGAGTTAGTCGGCGGCGTATTTACAGTCATTGCATATGGGTATGTTGGAGTTTCCTATGGCATACAAGACAGGTATGTATCTGGTGCTATATACTTCAGTGACAGCAGAGAAGCCGATCTTTCAAGATTCTCCGCCATCTTAGAGAAACGTCTGGCGGCGAGACTCCTTGAGACTAAGCTCGAAGGTAGAAAAAACATAGACTTATTGGTGCTTGACGGCGAAATCGCAATACATCCGCTCCCATATAATCTTGCTGTGAAAGGCGGGAAATATGAGGAGATAAACCGTGTGGTAAATAGGATGTTAAAAGCGGCGGCACAAAGTAGAACAACTATAGTGGGAGTAGCCAAAAGAGTTAGATCAAAATATCTGTCTGTGCTAGCTAACAAGTGTCTTCCTGTTAATGACAAAATAACTGCATCTACAATGATAAAACCTGGCGAATATTTCAGTCTCGGCAAACTACGAGATATTTTACCCAAATGGGTGTTGATACATTACGCCGATTGTGAGGGTAACAGAGAGAGGGATTCTATCCTCATGTGTTACAGTGGTAAGTCTACAAAGTTGTCTGAGAAAGGCGAAAGACTTTGCCGTAGGCTCAAGGAATTTGATAAAAATTTTAAAAGTGTATTAGAAACACATGAATATCCATACCTCCGCCATCTCGGAGATATAGAAGTCGTGTACTACATGCCTCCTGGCCATAGGACGGCTGTCCGCGTTGAGGTCTTAGACTTTGGAAACTTAGGCGTGGAAAACATTGTATCTTATCTAGCAGCGACAACTTCTACAGTGACAGGATATCCGCAGATTTTAGATGCTGTAGATCAATACGTCAGAGTCAGC